In a genomic window of Narcine bancroftii isolate sNarBan1 chromosome 7, sNarBan1.hap1, whole genome shotgun sequence:
- the ubl3a gene encoding ubiquitin-like protein 3a, whose product MSSYIPADMINLRLILVSGKTKEFLFSPNDSAADIAKHVYENWPMDWEDELVSSPSILRLIYQGRFLHGNVTLGALKLPLGKTTVMHLVARETLPEPNSQGQRNREKTGESNCCVIL is encoded by the exons ATCAATTTGCGACTCATTTTGGTCAGTGGAAAAACGAAAGAATTTCTATTTTCACCCAATGATTCAGCAGCTGACATTGCCAAACATGTGTATGAAAATTGGCCAATGG ATTGGGAGGACGAATTGGTCAGCAGTCCAAGTATTCTTAGGCTCATCTACCAAGGGAGATTTCTACATGGAAATGTCACTCTAGGAG CTTTAAAGCTTCCCCTTGGTAAAACTACTGTGATGCATTTGGTTGCAAGAGAAACATTGCCGGAGCCAAATTCCCAGG GTCAAAGGAACCGTGAAAAGACTGGAGAGAGTAATTGTTGTGTCATTCTGTAA